The genomic interval TCGCATTTTTGCAATAATTCTCCGCAGGTGATTCGACGCAGATAAACACTGATTATGCTGATAAACACTGATACTACACTTTTTATAATTAAATTTTTATCTTGCGTAAATCATTTTTTTCAGTGTTGATCTGTGTCGAATCTATACTTTACGGACAGACACGAATTATACAACAACCGAAAAAAATGAATAAGATAATCGTAATAATCCCGGCGAGATTTGCTTCGACCCGTTTACCTGGAAAACCTTTAAAAAAAATTGGTAATAGATCTCTAATTCAGAAAATTTACGAATCAGTGGCTGAAATGGAACTTTTTCATAAAATTATCGTTGTTACGGATGATGAGCGTATTTCAAAAGAGGTTAAAAATTTTGGTGGCGAGGTTTTTTTTTCAACCCAACCCCACTACTCGGGAACTGATAGAATCGCAGAAGTTGCCGAAAAAATTGATGCTGAAATTTTCATAAATATTCAGGCGGATGAAATTTTTATCACAAAAAATCCATTAGAGGAATTGATTACTGCCTTTCAAAAACAAGAGACTTCTGTCGCAACCCTAATTCATCCCCTCAATGCAAAAGATGATATTGAAAATCCAAATCAGGTGAAGGTTGTTTTCGATAAAAACGATTTTGCAATTTATTTTTCACGATATCCAATTCCATATAATCGCAATCAAGAAAATATTCAGCATTGGGGACACATTGGTGTTTATGCTTTCCGAAAAGATGCTTTGATGCAATTTGCCACACTTCCACAATCTTATTTGGAAAAAAGCGAAAAATTGGAACAATTGCGTCTTCTGGAAA from Candidatus Cloacimonadota bacterium carries:
- the kdsB gene encoding 3-deoxy-manno-octulosonate cytidylyltransferase, which translates into the protein MNKIIVIIPARFASTRLPGKPLKKIGNRSLIQKIYESVAEMELFHKIIVVTDDERISKEVKNFGGEVFFSTQPHYSGTDRIAEVAEKIDAEIFINIQADEIFITKNPLEELITAFQKQETSVATLIHPLNAKDDIENPNQVKVVFDKNDFAIYFSRYPIPYNRNQENIQHWGHIGVYAFRKDALMQFATLPQSYLEKSEKLEQLRLLENGIKIRVVKTDYFSFGIDTPEDLERARKMLN